TGGCTACCTCTTAGGTTGGTTTGTAATTCTGTGGCTTAATTTGGCATCTCTTGAACCAAATTTAGCTTTTGTCAATACATTTGTTTATCtcatacaaaaatattaatgtaaaacAGAATTTAGACAATACCATGGCAGGACTGTGATCAAACAAAGCTCTAAATGCTGCATATCCAACAAGATAGCCAGTAAACATTGTAACCAAAACGTGCATACCTgcaaaaattacaagaaaaagaaatcaaataaaagaTACTTGACAGAAAATATCTCATTACCAATGCCATGCATGAAGTGTGATATACTCAATGCATGATCATGAACAATGAAAGgcaataaaatgcaatcctcTTTTCACTAATTACATGATTTTTCTTAGGTTGTTAAATTCAATTAAGAActtcatataaaaataaataaactctgGTACCATGAAAACACATAAAATACCCAAGAAAACAAAACAACCGACAACCATTTGAATTACAATTCTGCAGCCATTCTAATAACTTTTGAAAACAAAAGCTCTGGACAAACTGCATTATAATGTATCGCATACTTGATTCAGCAACAAATCGAAGGTACTAAAAAATGAGATCATTGAGCAAAACAAGTTACTCAAGCCAGCAATATTCAAATTAACAAACCAAAGCTTCAAAGGATActcaaattattcattttttttagtgaaaagACAAGCTACTAATGAAAGAACTTATTTTCCGTTTTACCAATAAGTAACTTAACTAATGAACAGACAAAGATCTACAATCTACACATAAAACTTGATTGATATGCTAAACCCTCATAATAGATAGAAGTGAACAAGAATTTACCAAATCCTAATTGATCCTTGTATGAAGAGAATGGTTCCTGAACATCTTCCTTTGGTGTAATATCCTTCACAAGCTCCTTATATGCTTTTCTCTCTGCTAAATCTTCCAACTTTTTCAGCCTAGCCTTCAATTCTTCACTCTTCACACCAAAGAATCAACATAACAGTTACTTGCATAGCTccccaacaaaaaaaaaaaaattcaagcaaAACTTCATAAACATGTATAGCTGAAACGTTTGGCCTGTTTGGATTGcttatttgaatttatctaCTAGCATAATCCCTTGTGAGACCTTATAGAAATAGTTTATGACATGTTTCTAAGTTGTTTTCATCTTATTATCATAAGATCTTGCCTTATATGAAAACagtttcactttattttatcttttgttttaaaaatctcATCGCTGCTAGTTTCGCCCTTGTTTTATCCGGTTACACACAAATAGACTATGTGAAGTAACTTATTTGAATgcaactgaaaaaaaaaacaagccTGAAACTAGCAAAAGTTTAGAAATGTCTTATACATCAGCACTTAAACGATAAATTTCTTATAAATGCTTATGCTATAAGCTCCTAATTAAGCTGTTAATTGATATGCGACCGTGATCTATCAAATATTTTCCACGTCGAATCAATCTAATTATGTATCAAGAACaaattttgaaaccaaaaaaataaaataaaatctgaaAAAGTATTTCGATCTATAAGAATtatgaaaaagtaaaaaaaaagagtaatgataatgataacaaGTAAGGAAACGAAAGTAGGGTTTGACCTTTTCTCTGGGTTTAGGACTGGAGAAGACGAAGCGGGTACCCGATAAGAGACGGGTCAAATCGGGTCTGGTGGATGGATGAGAGGCGATCCAGACAGCACGAAGTGGCTCGTACGGTAGCTCGGATTGTATGAGTAGATCGGAGGATGTTTGTCGGAGTTGGGGGGAGAGAGTGGCGTCGTTGGAGGCTCCGGAAAGGAAAACCCGAATGGAGTCTGTAGTTGATATCACCAACCCGACCCGACTTGAGCTATTATCAGTAGAAGACATTATTGGTGGTTTCAGACACCGTTCATGCGCCAGAGAGCATGTAACACTCTTTtctagtttcttttttttttttttatctatataagTCGTTTCTGATTTctaattttcaattaattcaactcttttttgtgaaaaatatcGGAGCCACCTCTTTTAATATTTtgcaatttaaaatgaaaataaatataaccaATAATTGGACTCAAGTTTaataagtttttataaaaaatcgtataaaaaccaaaaattattatgtatagCAGTGTCAAAAGAATGAGTTATCTTATAGTAGTCTATAGTCACGGCAAACACATGTTTTATTGTTGAGTGTGATTTGGGTTTATATTGCAAGTTTGGAGATTGGCACATCGGCTGCTATATAATTTGCAACATTTAGAGAGAACTCTGAGAAGGTATTGTAATGTAAACTAGATAGCGGTATTGTATGCTCGCACAACCATTGCAAGCACGAAACCACATTTAGGATATAGAGACCTCGAAATCGAAATGaaatttgtatataaatataaatcgatttaatattttaaataaattttaagttaaaattaatctcaataaattattcaaaaaaattatttttgattctttttcttaaaaaaatttcgagaaaaataaatattaaaaaatcccaataaaataatttttctagataaaaaatttcaaaattaaattttcaaattctttttacaaaaattgacTTCTTCTAAGAAatctttttcgaaaaaaataaatataaaaaatttctagaCAAATaaaatttcgagaaaaaaatgatttattattattttttttagaaaaataaatttcaatttggttttttaaaaaaatttaaaattgctaaactaatttttaaattaatttaattaacttgtttgttttaaatatataatttaattcatgaaccatttaaataatttaatttatttatgcagtataattaaatttatcaataccatctaattaactatatattttatatacctCTAACCTCAATGCaaccatttatctttttcaaaataactACAAATACAAAGGTGAAAATAAACTTCAAGGTTTATGGTTGAGTGGTCATAACTGCctgtaaaatttattatttttgacactatactcattttttattttgaaaaagctATCAATCATATTTACATTTTTTGCAGAACAAGTTGGAGTATATGATCATTTTTAGTTGAGAGCTGTCAAATAATTCGTTCAAAAAATACAACTAAAAACCTTCTGTTGAGGCTGATTGTAGACTGAGCCTTGtgactttaaaataaataaacatgacATACAAACAAGATACATGCTGCTGTGAAATCTTCAAACAAGATACATGGCATTAAAAAATATAGCAAAGTCTCACGATTATGTAATTGTATGCAAGTTCCCTGCAATTGTATGCAAGTTCCCTAAAAAACCAAATGCCACTATGCCAGATATAAACAAGGTATTAGAAAGATACATTTCTTCCTTCCGGAAGTTTTTAGGAACCACCTCTTCTTCATATTGTAACTGAgttgttattattactattgttCTCAGATAAACTTTGCTTCCTCTCTGCCTGAAGTGACCGGCATAATGATTCGAGTTTTTCTTTCTGATTTTGGGTTTTCTTCAGTTGTTTCTTCATGCGCTCGCACTGCTCacacaatgaaaaaaaaaatattttttaaggataaaaagtgaaaattaCTATATTATGAGATgagaaaaacatatttatgCCTATATTATAGTGCCTAACACACTGCTTTATTGCCAATTAATCTCATATATTATGGAATAGTAAATGGTCAAGAACAACTATTACCTCGTCAACTAACTCTATAAGCGTAATATCAGACTTGTCCGATTTATTCTTCAAGAATTGATTCTCCTTCTTGAGTTCCTTCATTGATTTTGCCGTCTGATTTTAATTACAACAACGGAAGAGGAAGACAACTTCAGAATTGTAATCATCCAGATAAGATATGATTAAAGCAAATACAATTTgaacaaatcaaatatttaagagAAATTAAGCTTACCTTCTCAATCTCTTGTTTAAATGTTTCAAATGCATCCTTGCTCTTTGTCAATGCTTCCTGAAATTCAATGCATGTTTAAGAACACACGGTCatagtaatttataaatatctacaaaagaaaaagaagaaaaaagtttaCCTCCAAAACAATGTTGCAAATTACAATATACAAACAAGACTATTATGCAAATAATATACACATTATAGTAAAATAGTCAAATTGTGacatgaaaaagaaaagaaaaaaaacacacatggaATTGTTGGAATTTCTCCCCATCAGTTGTCAGCTGCAAACGCAAATTCTTCTCGGTTGCCAATAACTGAGATACTTGTTCTGCATATAATTTCATCTGGGACTGTTCCTGAGCCAATTTTTCCTCATGTTGCTTAATTTTTAATTCAGCAATTTGTAGTTCCAATGACTTTTGTTTCAACTGTTGATTGAGGCACAATAGTTAAGTAAATCGATATCAAAGTTAATAAATATGACTACCATAAACGTAAGAAAGTAAAATAAACGCCACCTTCTGGGCATATTGCTGCTCAGATAGTTCATATTGCTCAGCAAGCTGCTTTAGATTGTTTCTTAACCTGTATTAAAATCAAGTTGAATTATTATAGGCTCGACATGAAAAAATCATAGGattgtaaaataaaacaaatacttCGCCTTTGTTCCTTTTGTATTCCTTTTGTAAAGATTCGTTGTATGGTGCAAGAAAATAAATACCCAAGATGAAACCAAAACAAATCTCAACTTTTGAGCTTGGGGAGAGGTGAACCAAACACAGGCAAAAACAATATTATACAATGTATTATATGATCATAAAACTAAAGCAGAAATATTTAATACTAAATTTTATAT
The genomic region above belongs to Cicer arietinum cultivar CDC Frontier isolate Library 1 chromosome 4, Cicar.CDCFrontier_v2.0, whole genome shotgun sequence and contains:
- the LOC101506514 gene encoding uncharacterized protein, which encodes MSSTDNSSSRVGLVISTTDSIRVFLSGASNDATLSPQLRQTSSDLLIQSELPYEPLRAVWIASHPSTRPDLTRLLSGTRFVFSSPKPREKSEELKARLKKLEDLAERKAYKELVKDITPKEDVQEPFSSYKDQLGFGMHVLVTMFTGYLVGYAAFRALFDHSPAMNAAGGILGLVGAMLVETFLFIIRSSSPDVNKTRKSNQKPRSFLSTSDLKKNQ